Proteins from a single region of Butyrivibrio fibrisolvens:
- a CDS encoding cysteine desulfurase family protein, with protein sequence MIYLDHAATTRPEPEVVEAMIPFLRDNYMNPSAFYQPAVRTRMQVEKARRSIAQFINAPYDSIVFTSGGTESDNWAIRMGAKISEDKGKHIITTKIEHPAVLNTVRFMEEQGYDVTYLDVDSTGRIDLDDLKSAIREDTVLISIMHANNEIGTIQPIEEIGKIAHEHGILFHTDAVQTFGHIKIDVSDCNIDLLSASAHKLYGPKGIGLLYIRDRKKFAKLLFGGSQELGLRPGTENVADIIGFAKAVEIAESAVESDHENQNALREELKSSILKEIPGAVINENEKEHLPGTLNVTFPSVSAETILIRLDMNGICASAGSACSAGALEPSHVLTSIGKSDDEAKRTIRFSIGRENTKDDIVKTVEVLKALLTPTS encoded by the coding sequence ATGATATATCTTGATCATGCGGCTACAACTCGTCCGGAACCTGAAGTTGTTGAAGCCATGATTCCTTTTTTAAGAGATAATTATATGAATCCGTCAGCTTTCTATCAGCCTGCCGTAAGGACCAGAATGCAGGTGGAGAAGGCCAGGAGGTCTATTGCGCAGTTTATTAATGCTCCATATGACAGCATCGTTTTTACAAGCGGCGGTACAGAGTCTGATAACTGGGCTATCCGCATGGGCGCAAAAATAAGCGAAGATAAGGGAAAGCACATAATAACAACTAAGATCGAACACCCGGCTGTGCTCAATACGGTTCGCTTCATGGAAGAGCAGGGATATGATGTGACATATCTTGATGTTGACAGTACAGGTCGCATCGATCTTGATGATCTGAAGAGTGCTATTAGAGAGGATACTGTTCTTATTTCGATAATGCATGCCAATAATGAGATAGGTACCATCCAACCCATTGAGGAGATTGGAAAGATTGCCCATGAACATGGTATTCTTTTCCATACAGATGCAGTGCAGACTTTTGGCCATATCAAGATAGACGTATCTGACTGCAACATCGATCTTCTTAGCGCCAGCGCTCACAAGCTGTATGGACCAAAAGGAATCGGCCTTCTTTATATAAGAGACAGAAAAAAGTTTGCAAAGCTGTTATTTGGCGGAAGTCAGGAGCTTGGACTTCGCCCCGGAACTGAGAATGTTGCTGATATTATCGGCTTTGCCAAGGCCGTGGAAATAGCTGAAAGCGCAGTGGAAAGCGATCATGAAAACCAGAATGCTCTAAGAGAAGAACTTAAAAGTTCTATATTAAAAGAAATCCCCGGAGCTGTTATCAATGAAAACGAAAAAGAGCATCTTCCAGGAACATTAAATGTAACTTTTCCTTCAGTCAGCGCCGAAACAATTCTTATAAGGCTTGATATGAACGGAATCTGCGCATCAGCAGGAAGCGCCTGTAGTGCAGGTGCCTTAGAACCGTCACATGTTCTGACTTCTATTGGCAAGAGCGATGATGAAGCTAAAAGGACAATTCGTTTTAGTATTGGCAGAGAGAATACTAAAGATGATATAGTAAAGACGGTAGAAGTGCTCAAAGCACTTTTGACACCTACCTCATAA
- the mnmA gene encoding tRNA 2-thiouridine(34) synthase MnmA: protein MKEKVVVGMSGGVDSSVCAWLLKEQGYEVIGATMQIWQSDECKIEKEGSCCGISAVEDARRVAECLDIPYYVMNFRQEFRRDVIDRFTGSYLKGLTPNPCIACNRYVKWGAFLERSREIGANFLATGHYARVEQLPNGRYSVRRSVTSEKDQTYVLYNLTQEELAHTLMPVGEYTKPQIRKFAEKLGLPVAHKKDSQDICFVEDGDYARFIKDETGSLGKSGVFKTTDGQVVGKHTGTVQYTIGQRKGLGVALGRPVYVTDINVESGEVILGSNDDLFSDVVYATDINHMGEEHFDENKTYTAKVRYSQTSVPCHVKYVDDNTIRIEFEEKVRAATPGQAAVVYDSEFIAGGGMIIRDNR, encoded by the coding sequence ATGAAAGAAAAAGTTGTAGTAGGAATGTCAGGTGGCGTTGATTCATCAGTTTGCGCCTGGCTTTTAAAAGAACAGGGATATGAAGTCATCGGAGCTACCATGCAGATATGGCAGTCTGATGAATGTAAGATAGAAAAAGAAGGAAGCTGCTGCGGAATCTCTGCTGTAGAGGATGCAAGGAGAGTAGCAGAGTGTCTGGACATCCCTTATTATGTAATGAATTTCAGGCAGGAGTTCAGGCGTGATGTTATAGACCGCTTCACGGGCTCATATTTGAAGGGCCTTACTCCAAACCCATGTATCGCATGTAACAGGTATGTTAAGTGGGGAGCCTTCCTTGAACGCTCAAGAGAAATTGGTGCAAACTTTCTTGCAACAGGTCATTATGCAAGAGTAGAACAGCTTCCTAACGGAAGATATTCTGTTAGAAGGTCTGTAACCTCCGAAAAGGATCAGACCTACGTTCTCTATAACCTGACTCAGGAAGAACTTGCTCATACACTTATGCCTGTTGGAGAATACACTAAGCCTCAGATAAGAAAGTTTGCAGAAAAGCTCGGACTTCCTGTTGCACACAAGAAGGACAGTCAGGATATCTGCTTTGTAGAAGACGGCGATTATGCACGCTTTATTAAGGATGAGACAGGAAGCCTTGGTAAGAGCGGTGTATTCAAAACTACAGATGGACAGGTTGTAGGAAAGCATACAGGAACAGTTCAGTATACAATAGGTCAGCGTAAGGGCCTTGGCGTAGCACTTGGCCGTCCTGTGTATGTTACAGATATAAATGTAGAGTCAGGCGAAGTAATACTTGGTTCAAACGATGATCTCTTTAGCGACGTTGTATATGCAACAGATATAAATCACATGGGTGAAGAGCATTTTGATGAGAATAAGACTTACACTGCAAAGGTCAGATATTCACAGACAAGCGTTCCCTGCCATGTTAAGTATGTAGATGACAATACAATCCGTATTGAATTTGAAGAAAAGGTAAGAGCTGCAACACCCGGTCAGGCAGCAGTTGTCTATGATAGTGAGTTTATAGCGGGCGGCGGAATGATCATCAGAGATAACAGATAA
- a CDS encoding ABC transporter substrate-binding protein/permease, with protein sequence MKKKLFSVLAIIMMLSAAGCSSDNNSKVVESIDDLPGASIGVQLGTTGDIYASDYEAPEYGSTVERFNKVTDAVQALKQGKIDCVIADEQPAIASIENEASLVILDEPFALEDYAMVVAKDNDALLEDINGALAELQADGTVDSIIANYIGDATKGKSPYVIPEGTTYENGTLVVATNAAFKPYEFYEGNDIVGIDIDIIRAIGDKLHMNIEIEDMEFDAIINAVSSHKADVGIAGMTMTEERAKSINFSSPYVTSKQVMIVKGNNSSAVEASFIAKIKQNFVENDRWIYILSGLKNTLIIALCAVILGVFIGFLVGVVRVTHDKAGKLPILNTICKAYLTIIRGTPAMIQLLIIYYVVFQSVNVSKILVAVIAFAINSGAYVAEIMRGGIMSVDNGQTEAGRSLGLSYRQTMIYIILPQAIKNVLPALANEFITLIKETSICGYIGLMDLTRGGDIIRSQTYEAFLPLIAVAIIYLIIVEILTVLVGKWEKSLRKSER encoded by the coding sequence ATGAAGAAAAAATTATTTTCCGTATTAGCTATTATCATGATGCTGAGTGCAGCAGGCTGCAGCTCAGATAACAACAGCAAAGTAGTTGAATCAATCGACGATCTTCCGGGAGCATCCATAGGTGTTCAGCTTGGTACAACAGGCGATATCTATGCAAGTGATTATGAAGCTCCGGAGTATGGTTCAACCGTTGAGAGATTTAATAAAGTTACAGATGCTGTCCAGGCTCTTAAGCAGGGCAAAATTGACTGCGTAATTGCAGATGAGCAGCCGGCCATTGCTTCAATAGAGAATGAAGCTAGTCTTGTTATACTTGATGAGCCGTTTGCATTGGAAGATTATGCAATGGTTGTTGCCAAGGATAATGATGCTCTTCTTGAAGATATTAACGGAGCGCTTGCCGAGCTTCAGGCAGATGGCACAGTAGATAGCATAATTGCAAACTACATAGGTGATGCGACTAAGGGTAAAAGTCCATATGTAATTCCTGAGGGAACTACTTATGAGAACGGCACACTTGTAGTAGCTACCAATGCAGCTTTCAAGCCGTATGAGTTCTATGAAGGAAATGATATTGTCGGAATTGATATCGATATAATCCGTGCTATCGGTGATAAGCTCCACATGAATATAGAGATTGAAGACATGGAGTTTGATGCTATCATCAATGCAGTCAGCTCCCACAAAGCAGACGTCGGCATCGCCGGAATGACAATGACCGAGGAACGTGCCAAGTCTATCAATTTTTCATCACCCTATGTAACCAGTAAGCAGGTAATGATCGTAAAAGGTAATAATTCATCTGCTGTAGAAGCGAGCTTCATAGCGAAGATCAAACAGAACTTTGTTGAGAACGACAGATGGATATACATCCTTTCAGGTCTTAAGAATACTTTGATCATTGCACTTTGCGCAGTAATCCTTGGTGTATTTATCGGATTCCTTGTTGGAGTCGTAAGGGTTACTCATGATAAAGCAGGTAAGCTTCCGATACTTAACACTATCTGTAAAGCCTACCTTACTATCATCCGCGGAACGCCTGCAATGATCCAGCTTCTTATCATTTACTACGTAGTATTCCAGTCTGTAAATGTATCCAAGATACTTGTTGCAGTTATCGCCTTTGCCATTAACTCAGGTGCATATGTTGCCGAGATCATGAGAGGCGGAATCATGTCGGTTGATAACGGCCAGACTGAGGCAGGACGAAGCCTCGGCCTTAGCTATCGCCAGACTATGATCTACATCATCCTTCCTCAGGCTATCAAGAACGTACTTCCGGCACTTGCAAACGAGTTCATCACTCTTATCAAGGAGACATCGATCTGCGGTTACATCGGCCTTATGGATCTTACAAGAGGCGGAGATATCATCAGAAGCCAGACTTATGAAGCCTTTCTTCCTCTTATTGCAGTAGCGATCATCTATCTCATCATCGTTGAGATACTGACCGTACTTGTAGGTAAGTGGGAAAAGAGCCTTCGCAAGTCAGAGAGATGA
- a CDS encoding amino acid ABC transporter ATP-binding protein, producing the protein MSGNVNDQILIEVKNLSKSFDDNSVLENVNLQIKKGEVVAIIGPSGCGKSTFIRTLNQLEKVSGGNIYLDGEDITSKEANINDIRRRVGMVFQHFNLFPHLTILNNLTLAPVKLGIMSKKEAEEKACELLKRVGLYDKKDAYPDSLSGGQKQRIAIARSLAMNPEVMLFDEPTSALDPEMVGEVLSLMKELADDGMTMAVVTHEMRFAREVADRVLFFDEKGIKEEGTPEEIFENPKSDRLKEFLSKVL; encoded by the coding sequence TTGAGCGGAAATGTAAATGATCAGATCTTAATAGAGGTCAAAAATCTTTCTAAGTCCTTTGATGATAACAGCGTACTTGAAAATGTAAATCTTCAGATCAAAAAGGGCGAAGTTGTAGCTATCATCGGACCTTCAGGTTGTGGTAAGTCAACTTTTATCAGAACTCTTAACCAGCTTGAAAAGGTATCAGGCGGTAATATATATCTGGATGGAGAAGATATCACATCCAAGGAAGCAAATATCAACGATATCAGAAGAAGAGTGGGAATGGTATTCCAGCATTTTAATCTTTTTCCACATCTGACCATCCTTAATAATCTTACACTTGCACCTGTAAAGCTTGGAATCATGTCCAAGAAAGAGGCTGAAGAAAAGGCATGTGAACTCTTAAAAAGAGTTGGACTTTATGATAAAAAAGATGCATACCCTGACAGTCTTTCCGGTGGACAGAAGCAGAGAATCGCAATAGCAAGATCTCTTGCTATGAATCCTGAAGTAATGCTCTTTGATGAGCCCACATCTGCTCTTGATCCTGAGATGGTCGGGGAAGTTCTGTCACTAATGAAGGAACTTGCAGATGATGGTATGACAATGGCAGTTGTAACTCATGAGATGAGATTTGCAAGAGAGGTTGCCGACAGAGTACTATTCTTCGATGAAAAGGGAATCAAGGAAGAGGGAACTCCCGAAGAGATCTTCGAAAATCCAAAGAGCGACAGACTTAAGGAATTTTTGTCGAAAGTACTGTGA
- a CDS encoding HAMP domain-containing sensor histidine kinase, whose translation MDKLKSFLIKRLILILIIVVTIELILNAIVNFAFFPLIQMLMGVSGSSALSITNIPYLIWGILTGNNAFIFGSFRTSAAVFLILLSIFLLALPVIIGILTYATIVTKQVEILEKERDQERKDFEAQRNLMLSDFAHDLRTPIMTIGGYATAINDGMVKDDAQKKEYLTAIASKSKRMTELITLLFEYVRVGSAGFTLDRKKIDLHAFLTEIIANSYTDLEDAGMEVDINIPEDTFYISADELHLKRVIENLIINIIRHNPSGIKVGFEITKLAGVEFLAVADSGDAITKSEEELFEPFVKGEDSRSKNRGSGLGLSVAKQVMDMHGFEIHLKQPYKNYTKAFLLKFTESTNTY comes from the coding sequence ATGGACAAACTCAAAAGCTTTTTAATAAAACGACTGATCCTGATTCTTATAATAGTTGTCACGATAGAATTAATTCTAAACGCAATAGTTAACTTTGCATTTTTTCCTTTAATACAGATGCTTATGGGAGTCTCCGGATCATCCGCCTTATCAATCACTAACATTCCATATTTAATCTGGGGAATTTTAACCGGCAACAACGCATTTATATTCGGTTCATTTAGAACATCCGCAGCCGTATTCCTCATTCTTTTATCAATTTTCCTTCTGGCTCTGCCTGTCATAATAGGCATACTTACATATGCAACAATAGTCACCAAACAGGTAGAAATCTTGGAAAAAGAACGTGATCAGGAACGAAAAGATTTTGAAGCCCAACGTAACCTTATGCTCTCAGATTTCGCCCACGACCTGCGTACTCCAATAATGACAATAGGCGGCTATGCTACAGCCATAAATGATGGCATGGTCAAAGATGATGCTCAGAAAAAAGAGTATCTTACCGCAATAGCTTCAAAGTCAAAGAGAATGACCGAACTCATAACTTTACTATTTGAATACGTCAGAGTCGGAAGTGCCGGATTCACCTTAGACAGAAAAAAAATAGATCTCCATGCTTTCCTTACCGAAATAATCGCAAACAGCTATACAGACCTAGAAGACGCCGGAATGGAAGTAGATATAAATATCCCTGAAGATACCTTCTATATAAGTGCCGACGAACTCCACCTAAAAAGAGTTATAGAAAACCTGATAATCAACATCATCCGTCATAACCCTTCCGGAATAAAAGTAGGTTTTGAAATCACAAAACTTGCCGGTGTCGAATTCCTCGCCGTAGCTGACAGCGGCGATGCAATAACAAAATCCGAAGAAGAACTTTTCGAACCCTTCGTCAAAGGCGAAGACTCCCGCTCCAAGAACAGAGGAAGCGGCCTCGGCCTATCCGTCGCCAAGCAGGTAATGGACATGCATGGATTCGAAATCCACCTCAAACAGCCCTACAAAAACTATACTAAAGCATTTCTACTTAAGTTTACCGAAAGCACGAATACTTATTGA